One Planctomycetaceae bacterium DNA window includes the following coding sequences:
- a CDS encoding DUF3500 domain-containing protein, translating into MISSRQIRFALSLMAAFAVASASTNVYAEESPANTAPGIAMQEAATRLLESLDYSQKAKIQYSYDSEERLNWHFIPRERNGVSLRELNGATRSAADSLVSSGLSAAGYAKTLQVRSLEEVLYLFEGGEEDYRRERRHPHKYFITIFGTPTSKGIWGWRFEGHHLSLNFSIREGQIVSSTPEFFGANPGLIDAGPGRSLRVLGRREDIAREILKACTSEQHKLMFIDAKAPDDIRGGGVAQPVVTEAVGLRFADMSVEQQGLLKQLIGEYLTAMPATVVRERMKAINDHGMDDITIAWWGGSELNQPHHYVVQGASFIIEYNNTQNEANHVHAIWRNTGGDFNLPASGK; encoded by the coding sequence ATGATTTCATCCCGCCAGATTCGTTTCGCTCTTTCCTTGATGGCAGCCTTCGCAGTTGCCTCCGCATCCACGAACGTCTACGCAGAAGAATCGCCTGCGAACACTGCTCCTGGCATTGCCATGCAAGAAGCGGCGACGCGACTGTTGGAGTCGCTGGATTACAGCCAGAAGGCAAAGATTCAGTACAGTTACGATTCTGAAGAACGCCTGAACTGGCATTTCATTCCGCGTGAAAGAAACGGGGTTAGTCTGCGTGAATTGAACGGAGCAACGAGGTCAGCGGCGGACAGCCTTGTCAGTTCGGGACTGTCGGCAGCAGGTTACGCGAAGACCCTTCAGGTTCGAAGTCTGGAGGAAGTTCTGTATCTGTTCGAAGGTGGAGAGGAAGACTACCGCCGTGAACGCCGACACCCCCACAAATACTTCATCACGATTTTTGGTACCCCAACCAGCAAAGGTATCTGGGGATGGCGTTTCGAAGGACACCACCTTTCGCTGAACTTCAGCATCAGAGAAGGGCAAATTGTCAGCAGCACCCCCGAGTTTTTCGGAGCAAACCCGGGCCTGATCGATGCCGGACCGGGGCGCAGTCTCCGAGTACTCGGTCGGCGGGAAGACATTGCAAGAGAAATCCTGAAGGCGTGCACCAGTGAACAGCATAAATTGATGTTCATCGATGCGAAAGCTCCTGACGATATTCGCGGTGGTGGGGTCGCTCAGCCGGTTGTCACCGAAGCTGTCGGGCTTCGATTCGCAGACATGTCCGTTGAACAACAGGGCCTACTCAAACAGTTGATAGGTGAATACCTCACGGCGATGCCGGCGACTGTCGTCCGTGAGCGTATGAAAGCGATCAACGATCATGGTATGGATGACATTACAATTGCATGGTGGGGTGGATCCGAACTGAATCAACCGCACCATTATGTTGTCCAGGGGGCCAGCTTCATCATTGAATACAACAACACGCAAAATGAAGCAAACCACGTGCATGCCATTTGGCGCAATACGGGCGGTGACTTCAATTTGCCAGCCAGCGGTAAATGA
- a CDS encoding histidine triad nucleotide-binding protein: MPADIVYEDEHCLAFRDVNPQAPVHVLLIPREPVESLDGLQEKHRELAGHLLLKVPEIAAHLGLSGGYRTVINTGAHGGQTVFHLHIHILGGRDLAWPPG; encoded by the coding sequence ATTCCCGCGGATATCGTCTACGAAGACGAACACTGTCTCGCTTTTCGTGACGTAAATCCTCAGGCTCCCGTCCACGTGCTTTTGATCCCCAGGGAGCCTGTCGAATCACTGGACGGATTGCAGGAGAAGCACCGGGAGCTGGCAGGGCATTTGCTCCTGAAAGTTCCTGAAATTGCGGCTCACCTGGGATTATCGGGAGGGTACCGCACTGTCATCAACACAGGTGCCCATGGTGGCCAGACTGTCTTTCATCTGCATATTCACATCCTCGGCGGACGTGACCTTGCATGGCCACCTGGCTAG